One part of the Anopheles coustani chromosome 2, idAnoCousDA_361_x.2, whole genome shotgun sequence genome encodes these proteins:
- the LOC131267766 gene encoding 1-acyl-sn-glycerol-3-phosphate acyltransferase alpha-like, with the protein MTTSNGELLGLAFMAFFIITLSSTARYYFKFFCFVAFSVVCAVGPVPLMLLRPRDYRNALIPAYLCVRFGKMLGASFSVRGKENINRNHGGIVMMNHQSALDLIVLAELWPIMGRSTVVAKKEVLYMFPFGTACWLWGTLFIDRQNRDSAKTVINKEAKAINEKQAKLLFFPEGTRGNGDKLLPFKKGSFHVAVESQAFIQPVVISKYHFLKSNAKIFNRGQNIIKILPEISCAGLTKDDIPALTERVQKMMQREYELLSEESLAINNISEVH; encoded by the exons ATGACCACATCCAATGGTGAGCTGCTCGGTTTGGCCTTCATGGCGTTCTTCATTATCACGCTGTCGTCAACGGCGCGCTATTACTTCAAATTCTTCTGCTTCGTCGCCTTTTCGGTAGTATGCGCCGTCGGTCCAGTGCCGCTAATGCTTCTCCGGCCCCGGGACTACCGGAACGCGCT AATTCCAGCGTACTTGTGCGTCCGGTTCGGGAAGATGCTCGGTGCGTCATTTTCGGTCCGTGGCAAGGAAAACATCAATCGCAACCACGGAGGAATCGTGATGATGAATCACCAGAGCGCACTGGACTTAATTG TTCTGGCGGAACTTTGGCCTATCATGGGACGGTCGACTGTGGTTGCGAAAAAGGAGGTCCTGTATATGTTCCCGTTCGGAACCGCCTGTTGGCTTTGGGGCACGCTGTTTATCGATCGACAGAATCGTGATTCAGCAAAGACCGTCATCAACAAGGAGGCGAAGGCCATCAACGAGAAGCAG gCGAAACTACTTTTCTTCCCGGAAGGAACACGGGGCAACGGGGACAAACTACTGCCATTTAAGAAGGGTTCGTTCCACGTGGCCGTCGAATCGCAGGCCTTCATTCAACCGGTGGTCATTTCGAAGTACCACTTTCTCAAGTCTAACGCAAAGATTTTTAACCGAG GACAAAATATTATCAAGATTCTTCCGGAAATTTCCTGTGCCGGGCTGACGAAGGACGACATTCCAGCGCTGACGGAGCGCGTACAGAAGATGATGCAGCGGGAATACGAGCTCCTCTCGGAGGAATCGCTGGCGATCAACAATATAAGCGAAGTGCATTAG
- the LOC131261981 gene encoding 1-acyl-sn-glycerol-3-phosphate acyltransferase alpha-like yields the protein MATLVDGIIISLMNVFLNSITLQVAVALVVGSLLSSRFKYHAKMFVIVLMSFLVLVVPIPLFLFKPRWPLNALVPGIVACTIIKLFGVEYEIRGQEHINVRNGGVVLLNHQSAIDIVMLSRLLREFRNIVPVVKKELFYVLPFGIASYLVGVVFIDRKNTASAKDVMKREAVAITKDHLKLAIFPEGTRHDNDTLLPFKKGSFHVAVDSQSIIQPVVVSKYHFLDHKRKRFGRGRVIINILPEIPTKGMTKADVNELTDRCQKLMQAEFDKLSAEAKQYCHN from the exons AATGTCTTCCTCAACAGCATCACACTGCAGGTGGCGGTGGCCCTCGTCGTCGGGAGTCTACTGTCCAGCAGATTCAAGTACCACGCCAAAATGTTTGTCATCGTCCTGATGTCGTTTTTAGTGCTGGTCGTCCCAATCCCGCTGTTCCTCTTCAAACCGCGCTGGCCTTTAAACGCACT CGTTCCGGGGATTGTCGCGTGTACGATTATCAAACTGTTCGGCGTCGAGTATGAGATTCGCGGGCAGGAGCACATAAACGTACGAAACGGCGGCGTGGTGCTGCTCAATCACCAAAGTGCAATCGATATAGTGA TGCTGTCACGGTTGCTGCGAGAGTTCCGTAACATAGTGCCCGTGGTGAAGAAGGAACTGTTCTACGTGCTCCCGTTCGGAATTGCCTCCTATCTCGTGGGGGTTGTCTTTATCGATCGGAAAAACACCGCCTCGGCGAAGGATGTGATGAAGCGGGAAGCGGTGGCGATTACGAAAGACCac CTGAAACTGGCCATTTTCCCGGAGGGCACGCGGCACGACAACGACACGCTGCTCCCGTTCAAGAAGGGCTCCTTCCACGTGGCCGTCGACTCGCAGTCCATCATTCAGCCGGTGGTGGTATCGAAGTACCACTTTTTGGACCACAAACGGAAACGGTTCGGCCGGGGTCGGGTCATAATCAACATCCTACCGGAGATCCCGACCAAGGGCATGACGAAGGCGGACGTGAACGAGCTGACCGACCGGTGCCAGAAGCTGATGCAGGCGGAATTCGATAAGCTCAGTGCGGAAGCGAAACAGTACTGCCATAATTGA